CACCCCTTCCCAcggagcagcccagcagctcaggtGGATGAAGATGACACAGTCACTCTCCCTGGCTCAGGCAAAGGTACAGGAACCATCCAAGCAGTGGCCAGGAGTGAGTGGCTTAAGGAAGCACCCCTGGCGCAGTTCCACCACCTATGGCCACCCAGAGTGAGCTGAAGGGCCAGGTCTCTTCCAAGGGTGTGTATCTGGAAAATGGTGTTAGTACAAAACTGCAGTGTTGTCAGGGCAAGGAGCTCCTGAGCCTTGTTCCATGCAGCCCCACGGCTGCCCCCACAGCCACTGTCTCCTGTGAGGCTGCTGGGGCACTGAGGCCAGGGGGCCGCAGGTGGCCCAGGTCACTCTGAGCACCTCTCAGGAGTCTGGGGCTGGTGCTGACACTCCACCTCTCTTCATCTGTAGGGACCAGGCCTGATCTAAGCAGGCAGAAAATCTGGCCTCAGATGTGAGCCCACATGCTCTGGAAGCAAGCAGCCCAGGTAGCAACTTGCGGCCACAGTGGAACTGGGAGGAGCCTGGCTATGGTCATCCCAGCCTCAGgtgcacagcagggctggacagGGGTTGCCCCTGTGTCTGgaggcacaggaacagactCGACTGTGCCTCCTGCCCTTGGCCAGCCCTAGCAGCTGTGGAGCTTCGGTGCACAGGGGAAAGCGAGATCCAGGGCTGCCCGATCCAACAGCAACAGCGCATCTGCCTTGGCCCTGCCCAGCCtaacacagagagcagcaacAGGAGGGGAACAGGGGATCGGGTTGCTCAGCATGAAGTGGGGAAGGACAGTTTGAGGCCATAGAAAGCTATGAGCGGGGGGCTGGAATCCTTTGCAACAGGCTCTGGGCAGTCTCGGTGAGCCCCTGAGCATCCTCGACCTCAGGCAGCTTCAGAGCCAGCCCCAAAGCTGACTGGCTCTCCCGCAGGCTTTTAGGAGGACAGACCAGAGGAGGAAATCAACACAAAATCTCAAATTAAATCTGCTTGAGGAcctcaggagagcagctgaCCCACAGGGAGGACCCGCTTTAGGACTTCTTTGCATCCTGTGTGTTCCTTCTCTTCAGATCACCCAGGTCGACGGGTTTAAACGCTGCAAGGAAGACAGAAGAGACTAtgaaggcagaggcagcacagctcccGCCCGGCGCGCGCAATCCCCGGGCCGGCACAGCCGGCGCAGTGCCCTTGTCCCCCGCACCTTTCAGACTGGGGTTCGGCATCTTCTCCACGTACTCCTCGACGAGGCCGCGCTCGGAGCCCATCTGGCTGCGCAGGTCGCGCTCCACgcactgccaggctgcagggacagggacaggggccGCTCGCCTCGGCCGCCCCGAGCCTTCCGCGCCCCCCACCCAGCGGCCACCGCCCCGCTCACCCTCGTAGATGAAGCGCACGTTCTCCTCGTGGGCCGGCGTGAAGATCTCGCTGCCGGCACCGGGGGAGCGCGGGCCGCCGCTGCGCTTTCCGTTGTACACCACTCGGGACACGGGGGAGCTGCAAGCGGAGCGCGGGGAGAGAACTGagccgggcccggggccgcgctgggcccggggccgggcggggctcACCTGGCCATGGCGGCAGCGGCGCTcggcggggctcggcggggccggaaggggctcggcggggccgcGGGAGGAAGGCGAGGCCGGGATAGGCCGCGCGGCGCCCCCCGCCCGTCGCCGGGCAACGCGCGCCCCTCACCTGGGCCCTCCCGCCTGCGCGAGCGGGACCAGACGGAAGCGCCGCAGCGCGCAGGCGCAGCCCCGCCCCCTCCGGCGCTGGCCACACCCCCCTCCCGCGCAGGCCCCGCGCACGgcaccgcccccgccccgccccgcccggcccggccccggcccggccccggcccaTGCCCGGCGGAGGCGGTAACCAAGATGCTTTATTGGAAAAGTACAAAGTGGTTCCCGATTCGCAGTACCGAGCGCCACTGCCCGGCCGCCGCCCAGGTCCAGCCCGGGCGCAGCCCCGGCCCTCGGGCAggccgcagccccgccgccccggccccgaGGCCCTCGGGGCCGCTTCTCGCCATGCCCGCCTCAGCGCAGCGCCGTGGCTCCGAAGAGCTGCACCAGGTCCTCGTATTCGGGGTCGATGAGGTCCGAGGGTTTCTCCCCATCATCAGTGGTGGCCTCCAGGCTGGCCCCAAGGGACAGGAGGTACCTGCAGGACGCGGAGCTGAGGCGCCAGGCCGGGCAGCCCTGGTCCCGTCGCCTCCCTCGCCAGGAGTGGCACGGCCCGAACAGCCACAGGGGCAGCGCAGGGACCGGGTATGCCCCAAAGGAGCCACAGCTCTAGCCCTGTGCTGTCCATCCTCAGGCTTTGCAGCACTGGCAGGCCCTCACAACACCTTACCTGGCTATGTCAGCATAGCCGTCGCTGCAGGCCATGTGCAGGGGTGTCCACCCGTTCTCATCTCTCTGGTGGATGTCAGCGCCGTATTTCACCAGGAGCTTGACGCAGTCCAGGTTTCCCGTCAGCACGGCTTCATGGAGGGCTGCCATGCCTGAAGGGAGAGGAGGTGTTAGcgccctgggctggggaagggctcTGCATCCTGAACTCACAAGTTGTGCATAGCTCAGGAAAGGGGTCCAGGAACTCTCCTTCTCAGGGAGAGGACTGTGGGGAAAGAAACGAAGACTGAGGAAGCCAGAGGAACTGCTGTGGGTTCCTGTTGCCCTTCTGCAGCATGAATACCCTGTCTGGGATGGTGCAGCACCCACTGGCCTGGCTaggcaggacagagggagggaggaggagctgccccttagagcagctgctctgagtcCTGACCAGGACTCACATGGAGACACGAGAAAAGTCTCTGGcatcctgctctgcctgagTTTTGGACACTCCTCACTAATGAGGAATCAGTATGGACAGAAGGAAGCCCAGGGTCATTTGAGCCTCTGTCTCCATGGCCATGTAAGAGCAGAAGCTGAATCCAAGCACAAGAAAAGGACAAATCTAGGCTCTTTATTTGCCTGTAGTGATCAAGGCATTCCATAAACAGTTGCTGATGAGGCTGTGCAAACAGAACACAAAGCTTTCCCCGTGAGTCCCCGGAGTCAGGCATACAAGAGGGAGCAGTGCCTGTGAGAAACAGGCAGAGCCAGAACAAATGCAGACCCCCCAATctggggaaagggcaggagtCCAGAGCTCACAGACTGGcctgtgcttgctgctgctctttgagGTCCCACCACACTACAGGTGCTCAATTGTGCCTTACAGGGACCCAGTGGCCAAGCTCCCCCTTCCTACAGCATGTGCTATGCTGTTGATGGGAGATGATGGGGCCCTGGCCTGGGGTTCTCAGgccctgctgggcactgctTCCTGGTAGGGAGGGACCTGGcttgctccagccctgctgaaggtggcccacagccctgcttcaGTGTCCCTCACAGCCCCACCAAGCTGTGCCGTtgctctgccccagctctgctgaccaGCAGCACTCACCAGAAGGGTAGATGGTGTCCAGTGTCACCTTCCTGGCTCGTATGAACCTGCCCACCTGCTCCAGGTCCCCCTGTTTGATGTGGTCCTGAAAGACGACGTCGTTGGGGAAGTGCACAGTGCGTGAGGCCCTCAGACGCGGGGTGTACCGGCCGTACCGGGGCACCGACAAGGGGCAATAGTCCCTCATGCTCACAGGAGCCTTCAGGCACAGCGGCATGGGGGGGTGCTCAGCACTCAGCCCGGCCCCTCACTGCACTGCTGTCTCCTCTTCTGCCTGTCAGGAGCCCTCCTCGCTGCAGATCTGTGCTGGCCCCCAcactgctgtgctcctgccGCACCCACGCCTGTGTCAGTGTCCTCTTGCCACAGGGAAGTGGTAGCCACCGTGCTCTCCTGCGCTCCCTGAGTCACATGCAGGAGGTGGCACCTGGCACTTGCAGCTCATCTACAGGCCTTTGGCCCAGGACTGATGACTCTCTAGGAGCACCACGTTATAAAGACTCCCCTGGGCTATTTTGGGGACATGCAGCTCATGCTATTTGCCATGATGCTTCGTAATCGAGCTGACCAGGCCTGGAGCTTCCCACTTTTGGGCAGAAGTTGGTGTCTCATCTTACCACCCACCTGTTGATGTGCCCATCCGAGGGGTCAAATCTACTCTTGCATGGATAGCCCCTCAGAGGAGCCTGGAAGCAACTTCCCAACATCAAGCCCTTCTGGGGGAAGGGGCACAGGCACAATCAGCAACCCAGGGAACCGGCCACTTGTGTCCCCAGCTGACTAGTGCAGTGTGgatgtgccagggctgtggtcACAAACACATCCAGAGCTGTCACCCTCCTGTAGCTTCAGGGGACAACTtgaaaggagcaggaggagctgtgcagcccagcacagctgtgacagcacaCAGCCCAGCATGGAAGCACAACCTGCATGTCAGATGTCCCCTGTGCCCTTGTGAggacagaggtgctgctggtgaTCCCAAGACAGGTGCAGAACCAAAAGCTTGCACTGCTGGTCCCTGGTGTTCCTTGTTCCTTGAGAGAGGGAAGCAGCCGCTGCTGAGGGCAGGCTACTGCAAGCAACCTTGGAGGAACAGCAGAATAGCACCACCACCAGACAGCTCCTGCCTCCGATACTCTTCACTCCAGCTCTACTGTCGTGACCCAAAAGAGAACCATCTGCCACAGAGGAATCATTCAGGTCCATCAAGGGTTTAAGCAACcactggttttttcccccatcagTTTGGGCATGTCAGATACATAAGCATTTTGTGCTCTGTCTGCTGCTAGGGATTATCCAGGCAGGTGTGCCAGAAAAAATCCATATGCTGCTTTAGGAGTCAGGGATTTCACTctgccactcctgctgcagactCTTGCCCTGATCCTGGCAGCACAGTCAGCCGCACACCTTAGAACTCCTGCACTTATTTATCTGCTGGCAAATGCATCAATCTCTTGGCTGAGTGTCTGCTTGTTAGATCAGCCTGAACACAGCACTGGGCATCCAAGCTCAGCGCTGGAGACAGAACACTTCCAGCCTGCTTTCTTGGAACAGCAATTAGGCATGTACCTGAGATGGCTGCTAaactcctgctctgccacagggaGCCTTGGGCTAGGAGAGGCCCCTCCTCTAAGCTGAGCACAGTGGGTCTCAGCACAGGAACAGAGGAGAACCACTGCAGGGCTCAGACTTGGTCACACTTCAACTGGCTTTACAAAATGGACCTATTTGAGTCAAATTCTAGACAGCATCTTCCAGTGGAACTTTACTAGTGaaattcccttcttccccaccCCAAATGGCCACTGCTGCACCCCAACAAACTGCTGGGTTTGTTGGGGTGCAGCAGTGGCCATTGCCCACCTTCAGTCATGTGggggcacagccctggaggGAGGTGTCTTCAAAGATCCTCCTCCACATAACTGCAAGTAAAGGTCTCAGACACTCCTGGCTGCTGTTCTGGCAGGGACAACCCTTCCTGATCCCTTGGTGAATGGGtgcctgctcagccccagccctggtgctgctgtgcccaaaGCTTGGAGACACCACATCAGGACTCTGCTGGGGTTCTGTTCTCAGGGGGCCACAGAAgaaggctggagctggagacAGAGACAAGTGTTGTCCAACACCCCCGTGCCACTGCTCCAGCACACACCCCACTCGCTGAGGCACGCCCAGTTGTCCTCTAGCCTCACCATGCCCTCCCTGTGACATTTATAGCATATTTTCTAACCCAAATACCTTCAGCAGCAAGCAGCAGATTTGGAAATAGCAGTGTGGCTCATGGGGTCATGTGAGCCTTACtagcagagccacagcagccctggcatGTCCTGATTCACTGCTCCAGAGCAATGTCCCCTCAGCCCAGCCAGCTGGCCAAGGGGCTGTGCACTCTCAGAGCCAAACCACGGCCCGCTCACTCCTAACAAAGCACCTGCACAAGCCCAGGACACGAGCATTGGGAAGTTCTCTTCCTTTACCAATTATGCGGAGAAAGTGATACACACCCTGTTGCGGCAGAGCCTCTTGAGAATCACCCTACAACTCTGATCTCCCCTTCCAGGGTAGGTTCAAATATTCTACACTCTGATAAAGACAAAGAGACATAATAGTATTAAAATCTCAACTTTATTTGGCCATCAAATTCAGTACCAATGTTATTGTAGCAGAATGCTAAGAACCAGCCTGATGCAGCTCAGGCCTGTGAGGCACTCCCTCAGTCACATTCCCAAACTCGAGTAATTGCAAATGTCCTGTGTGATCTGTTTATCAGGCCCTCCCCCACCACCCACCTCCTGGGTCAACCCACTCAAAATAATTCATGGAAAGGGATCGCAAGTTTTGTCTTTGATCAAAAGGATGTCAACACAGCTGGTGAGCCAGCAGCCACCTCCACCCTCAGAGCCTGCCACAGCCAGTGCATACAGTATTCCACCCCTCCAGGAGTTTGGAATAGTCATCTCCAAGTGTCttgaaggagaggggaaaggaaacatCTGGCTAGCATGAAGAGAAGCACCTTCACATACACCTTTCCCCAGGAAGCCATCAGCCCTCTGCCCCTACATATATTGAAGGCCAGCCCCAGGGAAGAACAGCTGATGCCATTAAGGACCCTGCCAGGTGCAGAAATCAATTAGGGGCTTTAGTTCTAAAAGAACGAGAAAAAGCTGTCTTGGAAGATGTTAGTGGCAAGGCTCCAGATTGTCAGGCCACTGAACTCCTGGTACCACCTCACAACCTCCTGTTGCCCAGAAGAACAGCATTCTCCAGACAAAAGCTGTGTACGAAAAAGTACAtcacaatagaaaaaaaagagcccagctggctgggctggctccctAGTGACAGTTCCCTTTTCAAAagccaaaagaaagaaaaggtaagtGTACAGACAAGTGAGGGTAAAGCGTTACTTTAGAAGCCAATCCCTGGATTTCCAGTCATTTACCTTCTGCTTTAAATCTTAATGGGTTTCTGACTCACGGGGCTGCATTACAGCAGTCAATTTAGTGTCTGATTTTTTGGATGATGTAATCAGTCTTCTCTTTACAATTCATCCTTTTGGAGTTTCTGCTCATCCTCATCACCGTCCTCGAGTTCCGTTTCTTCATCTGTCTCCAGGTCCTCTAGATCCTGTGGAGGTTACAGACAGCTCCTGGTTTCTGGCACACGAGGCAGATCCAGAACCGAGCACTGAGCAGCCACCCTTGTCTGGtcactgctctctgctgccatGCTAACAAAACATCCAGAGACTGCTGTCAAGAGCTTCAGACTCAGGACATTAAGGATTAGGAACCCCTGGAAGCTGGTAACCTGTACACGTGTAATAGCCTCCACACCACCCGCAGCAGATGAGAGCTTCCAACTAGATACACAGATACGTGGCATTGATCACATAGCCCAGTTCCAGGTGCTGAGTGGAAGTTCTCTAGGGAACAAGCCCTGAGTGCCCCAGCAGTGCACAACCACAGCACTGCTACTTCACACTCACACAGTGCTCTCCAGATAAGGAGCCCACTGCAGGCCCActgccagccaggctgcacCTGAACAGATCACACTGCTGTGGGCACTTTGCTCACCAGCAATATCCTCTCCTGACATGTAACAACACAGGATCTTATTTAGGACTGAGGATTCAGGCACAGAACCAGCTCTGACCCATGCTCGCTGTTCCCAAAGGCCCAAAGTACTCCATCCACATTACTCACGTCATCAGCTGCTGCCCCATCCTGACCTCCACTCTCCAGGAATTTTTTGAAGCCTTCTAGTGTCCTCTCCCCATTATAGTCAATTACCTACAGAGGGAAAACATAAGGATGCTGGTTATGGGTACTACAGACCCACAcccctggagaggagaattcTCTTTCTGAGCAACAGTGAACATGCCAAGcaaaagggaatttaaaaattCACCTTCACCCATATGAGACGAAGGAAAACAGCTCAGCCACTAGACTTCAGAGATCACTGCGAGGAAAGAATAGCCTGCAGATGAGCACACTGTCCTCTATGCTCCCTCTTTTCCCCATTCCCACTTCCCACTCCCCCCCAAActctttccctgcagcccagacCCCACAAAGGGTCTTTGGTGTCCTGTAGACTTGTTGTGTTCCATCCCGACAGAGTGCAGATCCCTCCCAAAGGCCTTGTCCAAAACAACTCGAGCAAGCAGCTGAGCATTCCCGTGCTCCCTGGCTACGTGACTGCACGAGCCTGGCTGCCAGCTTACATTTCTGCCAGAGCCTGCAGGGAAGAACTTGAGTGTGGGGAAGCTGTGGATTTTCACTGCCTCCACTTCATTAGCTGTTGAGTCCATCTTGGCAATGACAATGTTCTCATGGTCCCTGTAAGTTTCTCCCAGCTTGTCCCAGATTGGAGCCAGCTGCTTGCAGTGACCACACCATGGGGCATCTGTTAATTACAGAGAGAGAGTTGCACCAACAACCTAACGAGGTACCACTCCTCCCCAACCAGACAGCTCTCACACATCTTTGCAACCAAGGCACTGCCTTTGGGGGGGGGCCAGACTCTACAAAAGGCTTTTCCCCTACTTCTGGTCACACAGTGCTTTGGCAATCCTTTCATACTAGTTACTTGGAATCAGCTGTAGGAAGATACTCACAGAACTCCACAAAGACATTCTTATTCTCATCAAAAGCAACTTCTTCAAAGTTCTTCCCAACCAGAACTTTGACAGGCTGCTTGTCCCAGTCCTCAGGAAGATCCTGACTCATTAGGTGGGGCTGgaataaaaagtgaaattcaGACATACTGTTTGCTACATAGCTGCTTGGACTGAACATGCAATCACGTATCCTGGAAAACCCAGGTTTAACCACCCCCACTGGTGCCTCAGTCACAGGCTGTGAGCAAGCAGATGAATTGGTcacttcctcttcttccccagaGAGTCTCCTTCCCACCCTGACCCAGCAGGAATAGCAGGTACTGTTGTGCAGAGAGAATGGCaacagagctctgcaggaaggaagCAGCACTCCTGACAGCCCCATTCCCAGAGGACTGGGCTTTGCTGCACCCACACTGCTGGGTGAGCCGCACACAGCCCCTCCAGCAGACAGGAGCTGACAACCCTTTTCCCTGTGCCACAGAATTCACACCTTCCACAGGCTACTGGCAGAAAGAGCAACTGGATAAACAGCACAGTGCCCACAGGGGGAGTACAACTGCTTGGCCATGTCCAACTCCCTTTACTTGGCTCGCTCTCCTACAGCCTCCAGGTCCCAGCAGCTTTGCCTTTCGTTTCTAATCACAAAGCCCATGGGATGTTCCTTGCAGAAGATGGACGGGCTTCTCCACCTggctctccagcccctcacagggaacatttctgttccctctcAGCTACCTTGTTCACCACCAGTACTGTTTATCCACATACCTTGATCTTGCCTGCCAGGAACTTGTTACAGAACTCTTTGATCTTGTCTGCTGTGAGCTCATCAGATTCAGGTTTGTATTTGGTCATTTCTTCCTCCAGGGTGATCAAACGTACAGCTGGGCACTCTTCCTTCTTTAGGCCAAAGAACTCCAAAATCCTCTGGTTGTCACTGTGGTCACTGTCTATGAAGATGAACAGGAtcttgggaggaaaaaagtgaaaggtAGGAGGTGAACATGAGTACCTTGTGGCTATTGACACTCCACACACTCACACCAAGTGTAGCTGAACTGGGGTCTcttcctgccctgtcccagAATAGAGAGCTGGCTTAAAGTCCTCCTCCACAGCTGCTCCACAGATAAAGACAGTGCTACACTTCTCTGCAGGAAGTGGTCTCAGCTCATGATCCAAGAAATCCATCTCACCTTCCCTTTGAAGTTCCCAGCTGCACTCTTGAAGTTGTCCAGCTTCCCTTGATAGTCAGACACACTTTTTGgtaggaaaagcagaatatgaGTCTTGATCTCTCCTCCAAATATTTTAGGAGCAGTCTGGGgagtaaaaaataaactttatttttggaaaagaggCAAATCAGTATCCAGACCACTTTAACTCTGCTATGCTGAccagcccacagcagcctcCAATACTGCAGGACTGCTCTGAGGTGTGAGCTTGCTCACACCTCCTTTATTTCTTCCCACTCCTCCATACCCCCAGTGTCAGCTCCACAATAAAAGAGGACTATGGAATCTTACAACTAGACCTTTGCTATATTCTTGCAGCAGCCATGGGAAGGGCCTTGTCAGATATCTGAAGACCCACCTGCTCAGTGAACTCTATGACCAGAGGCAATGAATTAGACTTGATGAAGTTCAGCAGATTATCTTTTGTGAGATCCCCTTCAAAGTTGTTTTGGCCTTCATCAAACTGCAAGAACAGACATACTTCATTAGAACACTTGTGTCCCGCACAAATCTCCAGTCACTGCCCCAGCAGATCTCAGC
The genomic region above belongs to Corvus cornix cornix isolate S_Up_H32 chromosome 18, ASM73873v5, whole genome shotgun sequence and contains:
- the MCRIP1 gene encoding mapk-regulated corepressor-interacting protein 1 encodes the protein MASSPVSRVVYNGKRSGGPRSPGAGSEIFTPAHEENVRFIYEAWQCVERDLRSQMGSERGLVEEYVEKMPNPSLKAFKPVDLGDLKRRNTQDAKKS
- the PPP1R27 gene encoding protein phosphatase 1 regulatory subunit 27, which encodes MPLCLKAPVSMRDYCPLSVPRYGRYTPRLRASRTVHFPNDVVFQDHIKQGDLEQVGRFIRARKVTLDTIYPSGMAALHEAVLTGNLDCVKLLVKYGADIHQRDENGWTPLHMACSDGYADIARYLLSLGASLEATTDDGEKPSDLIDPEYEDLVQLFGATALR
- the P4HB gene encoding protein disulfide-isomerase — encoded protein: MAGVRALFPLLCLALLLPARAAAEEEEEDGVLVLRANSFEQALAEHRYLLVEFYAPWCGHCKALAPEYAKAAAKLKAEGSEIRLAKVDATEESELAQQFGVRGYPTIKFFKNGDKAAPKEYTAGREADDIISWLRKRTGPAAATLTDVAAAEALVDSSEVVVVGFFKDLTSEAAKEFLLAAEAVDDIPFGISSSVDVFGKYQISKDSVILFKKFDEGQNNFEGDLTKDNLLNFIKSNSLPLVIEFTEQTAPKIFGGEIKTHILLFLPKSVSDYQGKLDNFKSAAGNFKGKILFIFIDSDHSDNQRILEFFGLKKEECPAVRLITLEEEMTKYKPESDELTADKIKEFCNKFLAGKIKPHLMSQDLPEDWDKQPVKVLVGKNFEEVAFDENKNVFVEFYAPWCGHCKQLAPIWDKLGETYRDHENIVIAKMDSTANEVEAVKIHSFPTLKFFPAGSGRNVIDYNGERTLEGFKKFLESGGQDGAAADDDLEDLETDEETELEDGDEDEQKLQKDEL